From the genome of Candidatus Binataceae bacterium:
CTTCGATGTCGCGAAGTTGGAAAACGACTCGAAAAGATGGGTCTAATTCAGAAATTGTTGTGTTCAAAATGCTCGAAAGTTCCGATTGCTCGTAGCGATCTTCGGGCGAAGGGCCCCAGTCTTCCACGTCGCGGGGAATCAGCTCTTCGCCGGTATCTATTTCATCGTCGAGCGAGACCTGATTGGGACGGCGCTTGCGCAGCTTCATCAGCGCCTGGTTCACGGCAATCCGAACCAGCCAAGTGTAGAAGCGCGAATTGCCTTGAAATTCGCCGAGGTGCTCGAACGCTTTCAGGAACGATTCCTGCATCGAGTCTTCGGCGTCTTCGCGGTTCTGGGTGATATTTTGCGCGAGGCGGAAAATCTTGCGCTCGTAGCGGCCGACGAGGGTTTCGAAGGCGGAGATGTCGCCAGCTTTAG
Proteins encoded in this window:
- a CDS encoding sigma-70 family RNA polymerase sigma factor; protein product: MSAPKMNPVEPPAHALPSTVVKDDEPILVAAAKAGDISAFETLVGRYERKIFRLAQNITQNREDAEDSMQESFLKAFEHLGEFQGNSRFYTWLVRIAVNQALMKLRKRRPNQVSLDDEIDTGEELIPRDVEDWGPSPEDRYEQSELSSILNTTISELDPSFRVVFQLRDIEELSTEETAEALGLSVPAVKSRLLRARLKLRQKLNRFFKRSENS